The DNA window CGCCCGCCTTGAGGTGAAGCCAGCCGCCGCCGACAATATCGCGCAGCACGCCATGTTCGGCGGCGATCTCGCGTGAGGTCATGAATTCGACAGTGGCACCGAGCGCATCGCCAATGGCAAGCCCCACGAAGGCGGCAAGCGCCCGATCGGCAACCCCAGGGTCGGTCATGCCAACCTCCAGACGTCCGCTCGACAGACGGTGCGCGGAGGGTGCCTCATCGCGACACGCCGAGTTCATAGTCGCCGCCGATCACCAGGTACTCTCCCTCGCCCTTGAGCGGATGGGAGGTCATCAGCGTGTTGAAAAACAGGATTTTTTCACGCGGCACGCGCGCCGTCAGAATGACGTCGCCAAAGCAATCGGCAATCTCGCGCTCGGCCGTGAAGGAGGAAAGGCTGTTGAGTCGCATCACAATCCGACGCCGATCGATCCGCTGCCGGATAGCATGCTCGTTGAAGTCGTTGACGCCGCGATAAAGTGTCAGATGGGTTTCCGTCGGCGAGGCGAAGCGGACGAGCGCCCATTGGCAGAACTCGTAGAGCAGATCGAGCTGGGCCATGATCGAATTGTTATGGAAGCGGCTGGACATCTTCTCGGCGACATAGGTTGCCCAAGCAGCCGGTGCCTGCCGGACCAACCGCTCGCGATGAAACGTTGGGAAGATGCCGAAGCGGCTTTCCACCCAGCCCTTCAGCACCGCTCCCTCGGGGCTATTGCTGTCGTAGCCCCAGCCCTTGATCAGCCTCAGATAGGACGAGCGATAACGGCGTCGTTGCGTGGCGCTCCCCGGCTCGCGCTGCTCGCGATCGATGCCGAACATCGCCATCATGTAGGCGGCGAAGGCGTCTCCCGCCTCGGCAAGATCGGCGGCGAGCCCGAGCATCTCGAACAGGCCGCCGTTCATTTCCCGCACGCCGGAGATGTGAACGACCACCGGCCGGGCATTGAAGGCGACATCGGCGAGAAAGGGCGTCGACAACCCGACAAGATTGGTCGAATGGCCGATCAGGTCGCTATCAGGCGCCCCACCCATCTCTTCGCTGATCGTTGCTCCAGCCACGATGGAGGTCGCTCCACTATTCCAAGGTCTGCCGGAGATTCAGCTGCCGTCGATCGGTCGCAGTGCATCGCCAAGCGCCACGAATGGCCGACGCGGCGGCGTGGCCGGGCGAGCGGGATCGCGATCCTTCAGCACCTTGAACAGTCGCTTTTCCAGCGGCGAAGCGCCGGCCAGCTCTTTATAGGCGCGCTCCAGCATGGAGCGGGCGCGTGCGGCGGCTATGCTGTCGGGCAGCCCCTCCAGATCGTCACCGGCGAGCATCTCGCCCATGCGCTTCATGACGTGCAGGCGACAAACCGCCAGGCGCTCCGGGTCGAAGCGGACGCCGAGGGCGTCGAAAAAATCCTCGGCTGTGGATAGATGCCTCATCCTCTCCAGGATGTCAGCGGTGTCGGGAATGGGGCGGTCGATCGGACAGGACATGGCACCTCTCAGCAGAAGGATTTGCCGCAAGAGCAGCGGGAGGCAGCGTTAGGATTATCGAAGACGAAGCCCGATTGCTCGATGCCATCGACGAAGTCGACCACCAGGCCGCCGACATGCCGCTGGGTGAGTGCGTCGAGGTAGAGCCTGATACCATCCTGCTCCAGCACGAGATCTCCGGGGCGCTCGTCTCTCTCAAGGCCCATGCGATATTTCAAACCGGCGCAACCGCCGGCTTCAACGACGATACGCAGCCCCTCTGCCCGCTCGCCGGCCCCGGCGAGCGCGGTACGAACAGCATCAGCGGCGCTTTCGGTAAGTTCGATCATGGTCTCGTCCTTCGCGTTTCGGAAAACGAAGAGGTCCACATCCAAAGTGCATGAGGCATGCCAGCGACTAACCCATTGAAATGAAAAGGCGGGCACCCCGACATGTCGGAAACCCGACATGTCCTACGTTTCGGCTCAGGCGGCCTCCTCGATGCGCCGACGCAGATCGGCGAGGCGACTGAGGCCATCCTCGGCGCCGAAGCAATCAGTGAAGTCGGAGCAGACCGCGCAAGACGGCGCCGCGCACAGCGAGAAGCCCTCAGCCTCGCAGAGCACGCGGTAGAAATATTTCTTCCAGCGCATGTTGTGGGTATTGCCGGCGTGCAGCGTGCGGAAATGGCGGGCGAGCAGACGATTGAGCTCGCCGCGATCGTTCAGACCGAGATCCTGCCAGAGGTGGTCGGGCCGCATCGCCCGGCGGGCAATCAAGACGGCGAGCCATGCTGAGACGGGTTCTGGACCGGAGCGATGCGCCAACAGGAGATCGGCGAGGAGCATTTCCTCTTCCAAAGGGGCGCTCGGGGCGAGGCCATCGAGACCGACGGAGGCATAGCGGGGGAAGCGGCGGCTAATGAGCCTGCTGATTTCGGTAGGCGAGAGGCCAAGACCATCGGCACAGCGGACGCCCGGCGCTTCCGCTTCGGTCAGCGCCGAAGCGAGGATCGCAGCCAGCACGTGGCTGTCGAAAGCCTCCGCCTCATCCCGTGCTGGGAGGGCCGCGGCACGAAGCGTGGCATAGTGGTGGGCAAAGGTCGACGCCAGCATGTGTCACCTCCTTCAACTCTGTCAGAAACCCGACAAGGCGAAAGCTGCCCTGCCTGATTTCCGGGGTCGTTGAAGAAAGACAGCGCAAGGGCCGTGCCGAGATCAGTCGGCAAAGAAGCGGACGGCGACGTCGCGCGGGCGAGCGGTGTAGGGCCAGGAGGTGACGAGAAGATCGGCACCGGCTGCGACATAGGCCGGGGCATTGGTTGGATCGATGCCGCCGGCGGCAGCAAGACGGGCGCGTTTGCCCTTTGCCGGCAGGCGGCTGACCAATTCGGCAAGCGCCTCGGGTGTGAATTTCTCAAGCTGCACCACGTCGAAGCCAGCGATAGCAGCCTCAGCCGCCTCGTCAATAGTACTCACTTCGATGTTAAGCGCCTTCTCGGGCTGGGTCCGCCTAAGCCGGGCGGCAGTCTCTGAAAGGCTTTCACCAGCCAAAAACAAGCGGTGCTCAGGAAACACCAAGATGGTCTCCGACAAACCGTGGCGATGCAGGATGCCCCCACCAGCTCGGACGGCGAGCTGCGACAGGGCGCGGGCGCCTGGTACCGTTTTGCGTGTTGTGGCGACCGGAACAGGAGCTGCAGCGTCAACAACGGCGCGGGTGGCGGAGGCAATGCCCGAGAGGATTTCAAGAAGCGTCTGCGCCGCTTTCCACGCGCGGTGCAGATCGGCGGCCGACCCGCATGCGTCCAGGATCGGGGCTCCGGCGGAAAGCCGATCTCCATCGTGGGCATAACGGACAACGGTAAGGCCATCCACCATTTTCAGTGCGACCTCGACGCCGGCAAGCACCATGTCATAGCGCGCCGCGAAGGTCATGCGACCGCGACGATCGCCGATACCAAGAGCATCGGTGGTGAGGTCGCCGGCCGGTACATCCTCCGCCAACAGGCGATCGATGTCGGCGCGCGAAATCACAGTTCTATTCCGATCATTACGTCGGACGCCTTGATGATGGCGGCGGCTTCCAGACCGACCATCAGCCCCAGATCGTCGGCTGCCTCATTGGTGATCGAGGCGGTGACGACCATGCCCTCAACGATCTCGACCTTGACGTGAGTGGTGGTGGCGCCCCTGGTAAGGGCCACCACCTTGCCTTTCAGGATGTTACGCGCCGAAAGCCGCATGGCCGTCTCCGTGGTCTCGTGAAACCTTGTTTCGTTATATAGCTACGATAATAACGTTCAAGGCAATTGGCCCGCCCCTTGCGAGGCGCACCCCGTTGCAGCCCGCATCCGACAGGGAGCCCCTGATGACCCGCCGCCTGCTCGACCGCTTTCCCGCCCTCGACCCCGCCAGCATCAATGCTTCCGAACTCGCGGCGATCGTTTTCGAGGAAGGAGCCTCGGTCGATCATCTCATCGCCTTTTTCGCCGACGAGCTTCAAACGGCGGGGCGGCAGGTCGGAGGCATTCTCCACTTACCCGACGATGAGGAGCCCCCAAGCAGAGACACGACTGTGGTCGATCTCGTTGCCGGCGATCACTGGCTGGAATCGCGAGCAACGATCGACCCGGTCGGACTTGCCGTGACGACACGGCGCATTCTCTCGGCCATTGAGGCCCGCGCCGATCTTGCTGTCATACCCCGCTTCGGCGTAGCCGAAATCGCTGGCGGCGGCTATGCCGACGCCTTCGGCACGCTTGCCGCCTTCGGCCTTCCTGTCCTGACGGCGGTCCGGCGGGAGGACGTAGAAGCTTGGCTGCGGTTCACTGGCGGGATCGGCACGCTGCTCGCCTGCCGCCTGCGCGTGGTGCGCGGCTGGTGGCAGGAGACCGATGACCGGCGGCAGAAGATACTCGCCCGCGCGGCAGCGGAAAGCGGCAATGTCGTGCCGCTCTTGCCGACTTTCGGATGAAGGAAAGCACTGACCGCGTTATGCCGCCAGCTTGTCGGGCGCGACATGGCTCTGGCAGTTCTTCGGGCAGACGCGGGCGCAGGCGTTGCAGCCGATGCAGGCGCCGTCGTTGTCAGCGACCATGATCTTGCGATTGAGCTCGCCATCGAAATCGTCGTCGTCGTCCTCGACCACCTTGCCAAGGATTTCGCCGTCCTCATCGACGCCGTAGAGGTGCATGACGTCGCGATCGCAGACCTTGAAGCAGCGGGCGCAGCCGATGCACGCGTCGCCATTGATCGAGACGAGAAACAGCGGCGTCCAGGGACTGCCGTCGCGGGTGGTGTAGTCGGCCATCAATATCTCCAGCTCGCATGGTTCGGGGTCGATAGCGTCAGAGGTCTGCAACCTCGGGGAAACGGCCGATCATGGCGGTGGCCTCGTCGACCATCTTGCCGCCGGCGGTGGCCAGCGCCGCGAAATCATCGAAGCCGAAGCGATGGACGTCGCGCAGCGTCTTGGAGATCACCACCAGGCGACCGGCGGTGAGCAGCACGCGACCGAAGCCCTCGTGATTGAGTTTCAGGATCGGCGAGGCAACTCGGCCGGTTGCCTGTTCGACCGCGAGACCGACGGCACCATAGAAGGCCTCGACACGGTCGATGATGTCGGGATCAGGGTCGTCGATGATCGGCCGCGCCCGTCTTTCCTCGCGGCTGACCACGAACTCGGCCAGTACTTCGGCGTCGGACTTGCGTTCCCAGACACCGTGACTGTCGGCGGCGCGGACGAGGCTGGCCAGCATCTTCACGAAGGGATGGTCGGTGGCGGCAGGCGCTGCGGCGGCTATGTCACTCATGCTCCGTCATCCTCGAAATCGGGTCTGGGGGCGCCGACACCGGCTGCCTCAAGCACCTTGCGCAGCCAGGGGGGCGGGCTGCCGGTCAGCATGGCGCGCACCTTTTCCAGCACATCCTCGATGGTTGCCGGCTGCGCCTTGATCGGATGGATGCGGCTCGCCACCGCCTTGGCAGCGGCCGGACCACCGATGGCCAGGCAGAACAGCAGGTGGCATCCGGCGAGCGCGTCCACCTTCGGCGTGATGCGATCGTCGCCTTCGGCGCGGTGCGTGCCGTCGCCTTCGGTGTTGCCCTCGAACTCGACGGCCTCGACGAAGCTCCAGCCGGAGGGTGTCACGTCATAGACGGCAAACTTGGGCGCCGAGCCGAAGTGGGCGTTGAGCCCCTTGAGATCGTTGGAAGCAATGGCGACGCGCACCGCGCCGAGCGGCGGGGTGGCGTCGTGCGCCGCGTCAGTGTCGACGAGGCTCAGGCGACGGACGGCTGTCATGAGGTGTCTCCCGGTTGCGGAGCGGATTGAGGCTTTCAGGGGTCGAAGGGTGGTGGTCGGTGGCAATCAGAGTGTTCGCCACCTCGAAGATGAGGTCGCGCGTGCCCTCGTAGAGGGCGCCGCGGCGATGCTGGGCGCCTAGCCGATCGAAGATCGGGAAGCCGACCCGAAACAGCGGGATGCCCAGCCTTTCCGACGCCTGTCGGCCGTGGGCGTGACTGACCAGCAGATCGGCGCCACCCGCGCGCGCTTCAAAGTCGCCAAGATCGCCGACCATCACCTCGGCTGGCACGGCGTCCAGGCAGGGATTGTCCGCCGTCGATGCGATGGCGACGGGGATCTCGGCGCCCATCTCGGTAAAGAAGCTCGCCATCTGGTAGAGAAGGTCCGGCTCGGCGGCGACAGCTATCTTGCGGCCACCGAAGTGGAAATGGCCGTCCAGCATGGCATCCTGAAGCTGCGATCGGCGACGGCGGATCGAAGCGGGTACCGGCCGGCCGGAGAGTCGGGCAAGCAGGGATATAAAGCGATCGGTAGCGGCAAGGCCGGTCAGGGTTGGCAGCAGCGTATAGGCAAGGCCGGTTTTCCGGCGTAGCGCCTCGGCCGGGTGGCGCATGTGTTCACCGATGGCAACACAATGGCAGGCGGCGCCCAAGGATTCGATATCGGCGATCGGGGTGCCGCCATAGGTGGAGGGGATCCAGCGATCCGGCACCGTGCCGTCGAGCGAACCGGAGATATCCGGCAGGATCACCGGTGTGAGACCGAAAGCCTCGACCGTCTGCCGCAACGTCTCGATGTCGCCGACCGTGAAGTGGCTTGGCGCGAGGATAACAAGGCGTTCGGGATCGCGGCGGGTCGCCGGTCGGGTCAACGTCTCGATCATCGCCGTGACGGCAGCGCTCCAACCCTCCTCGATCGAGCCCTTGAAATCGGGGGTTCCGGCGAGAACGACATGGCAATCGCCGAGTTCGTCGGCGCGGCGGTTCCGGATCGCGGCTAGGTCGGCGGCGAAATCCTCACCACGTGTCTCGACCAGCGCCGTGGTGCAGACGCCGATCAGCTTGGGGTTGGCGCGTGTTCGGATATTGACGATGGCTTCCTCAAGATGATCGGCGCCACCCAGCACCGTCGATATCTCGTTCATCGCCGTCGTCTGGATCGGGATGGTTTCCTTGAAATGGCGGACGAACAGCACCAGCGCAAAGGCCGTGCAGCCTTGGCTCCCATGAAGAAGCGGTATGGCGCCCTCGATGCCGAGGAAAGCATAGGCGGCACCGAGTGGCTGCGACGACTTCAGCGGATTGGTGGAGAGGGAGCGGACTTCGTTTGCTGGCATCACCATCTCCTCAGCAATCGTCGGCGTCTTCAAGGGCGCCGCTGGCGAACTTGCGGAAGCTGTGGGCGACCTCGACGGGTGTGTCGGTGACATCGAGGAGCCGCCCTGCCTCGTCCCATGGCGCAGGCACGCGCAGGGCCGGGAAAACCGGGCTGTTGACCGCGAGATCGATCCGCTTGAGCAGCTCGACGATGCCCTCGTAACCAGCGTAGGGGTGATGGCGCTCCTGGTTGACATCGAGCCACGGAGTTTTCGCCTTCAGAGCGATGAACTGCGTGCGGCCGCCCGACAGCATGATGTCGGCCTCGCCGTCGGCCAGCATGCGGTAGATCTCACGCGGCGCCAGACGATCGAACAGGTGCTTTTCGTCCTTCAGCGCGGCGAGCGCACGCGCCTTGTCCTCCTCGGTCGACTTCTTGATCGACGTGCGGATGACTTCCATGCCGGCTTCCTGCAGAGCGTTGACCACCGACCAACTCTTGACGCCGCCGGTGTTGAGTAACACCCGCTTGCCGGCGAGCCGGGGCTTCAGCGGCGCGATGCGCTGCCAGGCGATCGCTTCCTCGCGAGCGATCAGCGCCTCGGCCCGATCAAGGAGTTCGGCGGGAGCACCTTCTTCCACTAGGAGACCACAGATGCCGCGAATAGCGGCCGAGGTGTCGGAAATGCCGTAGAAGGAGCCCTCGAAATACGGGATGCCCCATCTCTCCTGCATGCCGCGCGCGAGATTGATGAGCGCCGACGAGCAGACCATCATGTTGGCCTTGACCCGATGCGCGGTGGCGATGTCGCGATAGCGAGCATCGCCGGGGATGACGGCGCGCAGGCGGATGCCGAGCTCTTCGAGCAGCGGCTTCACGAACCAGAACTCGCCGACGAGATTGTATTCGCCGAGGATGTTGACATCATAGGGGGTGACGTCGTCCGGCTCGATCGTGCCGACGATGTGGTCGAGAAGCGTCTGGCCGGCCAGGCGGTTGCCAAGGTTCTTCGAGCCGACAAAGCCCGGCGCCTCAACAGGAACGACCGGCCGCTCGAAGCGCTCGCTGGCGCGTTTGCAGACGGCAACGATATCGTCGCCGATCAGCGCGGTGACGCAAGTGGAATAGACGAACACGGCCGGCGGATCGTGCCGCTCGACGATCGTCCGGATCGCCTTGAACAGCTTCTTCTCGCCATTGCCCATGACGATGTCGAGCTCGCTGAGGTCGGTGGTGAACGACCGCCGCCATAGATCTGAGCCGGACGAGGCGGCGTGGCGATTGTCCCAGGAGTTACCCTCGCAGGCGAGAGGGCCGTGAACGAGATGGGCGACGTCTGTCACCGGCTGTAATACGATCTTGGCGCCGTCGAAGGCGCAGCCGCCGGCCGCCGCGCCGGGCGTCAGCGGCTTCGAGCAGCCCTTGCGGCGCACCGTTTCGGACTTCTCCCGATTGGTCGGGCAAGCCGGCTCGTCGAAGACGGTGGCAATCCTGGCCTTGAGGGACATCGGCGCCTCCAAGATGTTTCGATTACTTTGAAGTTCGCAAGCCGCATGCCAGTGGATGAAGAACCCATATCCAACTGAAATTGCGTCACTTTCCGGTATGACCCGTGATTTCCGCCCAAGCCCTGCAAAGCGATGATGGCGGCCCGACACGCCATTGTCGGGTTTGCGACGAGCCACGTTGAGCCTAACGAAATGGCCGGCTCCGCTGCCGGGGCCGGCCTTCGCTTTTTCCGTCGAAACGGACGTCAGCGTGTCAGGTCGAAGGAGATATCGGTGTCGCCGGCGATGTTGGTCTCGGCATCGAGCTTGTCGAACAGCTTGTCGAGGATGGTGGTCAGGACGCGGAGACCACCCTGGTAGCCGATCACCGGGAAGCGGTGATGATGGTGACGATCGAAGATCGGGAAGGTCAGGCGGATCAACGGCGTTCCAGTGTCGCGTTCGAGATACTTGCCATGGCTGTTGCCTATCACGAAGTCGACCGGTTCGGTGAACAGCAGCGAGCGCAGGTGCCAGAGATCCTTGTGCTCATGCGCCTTGCAGTCCTTGCCGAAGGGCGAGCTGTCGAACAGCTTGCGCATGTTCTCGGCCCACTCCTTGCCGCCGTTGGTGGAGAGGCAATGGACGGGCTCGCCGCCGGTCTCGAGAATGAAGCGAGCCATCGCCTGGACAAAATCGGGATCACCGAAGATGGCGTAGCGCTTGCCGTGCAGATAGGCCTGACTGTCGGCCATGGCGTCCACAAGGCGGCCGCGCTCGAGGCGAAGCGCCTCGGGAATAGCCTTGCCGGACAGGGACGAGATCTTCATGAGAAGCTCGTCGGTGGCACGGATGCCGAGGGGATAGTGGAAGCTCGCCGTCTCCTGGCCGACATTCGCGGCATAGTCCAGCGTCTTGCGGCTGTTCCAATGCTGCAGCGCGATGGTCGCCTTCGCCCCCTTGGCCGCCTTCAGCTCGTCGATGGTGGTCCCACCGTCATACATGCGATATTCGCCGTCCGACGGAGTGTCGAACTGGTCGGCGGCATCGCCAATGAAGGTATAGCTGACGCCCATCAGGCCCAGGATGCGAGCAAGCTCGCGATTGTTGCCGACGCAGAAGCCATCGAAGCCCGGGACGATGTTGATGGTCTCGGACGAGCCGGCAACCGCCGCATTGTCCTTCCAGAAATGCTCGAGGATGCCCTTGATGGAGTTGTCATAGCCATCAATGTGGCTGCCGACGAAGGACGGCGTATGGGCGAAGGGCACGTCGAAGTCTTCAGGTACCGACCCCTTGGCCTTGGCGGTGCCGATGAAGCCGTGCAAGTCGTCGCCAATCACCTCGGCCATGCAGGTGGTCGAAACGGTGATCATCTTCGGCTGGTACAGCGCATAGCAGTTGGCGAGGCCATCGACCATGTTGTTGAGGCCGCCGAACACCGCCGCGTCCTCGGTCATCGACGAGGAGACCGCCGTGCAGGGTTCCTTGAAGTGACGGGAGAGATGCGAGCGGAAATAGGCAGCGCAACCCTGCGAGCCATGCACGAAGCTCATGGTCTTCTCGAAGCCGGCGGCGGCGAATACCGCGCCGAGCGGCTGGCAGGCCTTGGCCGGGTTGATCACCAGCGCCTCACGGGCGAAGTTCTTTTCCCGGTACTCCCAACCCTTGGTGTATTCGCCCTGAAGCGCCGTGGCGTCGATGCTGGCGGCACCGTCGCAAGCCTTCTTGCGGGCGAACATTTCCTGATATTCCGGCTCGCGGAACAAGGGGCCGTGGTCGAGGATCTTCTCTGCTGACTGGGGCATTGTCTGACCTCATCGCCCGCGCCGCGCCATACGGCGGCCAGACGGGCATAGGAGTATCGGTCACGCGGAACGCGTGGTGAAAGGATCGGCTTTTGGGGAGCCCCCTCCCCTTCCCGGGAGGGAGCATCAGGTCATTCGGCGGCGGCGAGGAGTTCGCCACCATCGGTCCAAGGCGCGTCGAACAGGGCCCAGACCGGATTGTTGATGGCGAGATCCATGTCGCGGGCGAAGATGGCAAAGCCATCGTAGCCGTGGTACGGGCCCGAATAGTCCCAGGAATGCATCTGGCGGAACGGGATACCCATCTTCTGGACCGGATACTTTTCCTTGATGCCCGAGCCGACCAGATCCGGACGGATCTTCTCGACGAACTTCTCCAACTCGTAGCCGGTGACGTCGTCGTAGATCAGCGTGCCCGGCTTGGCGTAGTGGCCGGTGCGCTGGTAGTCGTCGTTATGGCCGAACTCGTAGCCCGTGCCGGCGATCTCCATGCCGAGATCCTCATAGGCGGTCATGACGTGGCGCGGCCGGAGGCCGCCGACGTAAAGCATGACTTTCTTGCCCTTGAGGCGCGGGCCAAATTTTTCCAGAATGCTATCGACTAGCGGCTTGTACTTGGCGATGACCTCCTCGGCCTTCGCCTCGATCTCCGGGCCGAAGTGCTTGGCGATCTTGCGCAAGCTGGCGGCGATCTGCGACGGGCCGAAGAAGTTGTATTCCATCCAGGGGATACCGTACTTCTCTTCCATGTGCCGGCAGATGTAGTTCATCGAGCGGTAGCAGTGGATGAGGTTGAGCTTGGCCTTGGGCGCACGCTCCATCTCGGCGAGCGTGGCATCGCCCGACCAGTTGCCACAGATGCGAAGCCCCATCTCTTCGAGGAGGCGGCGTGAAGCCCAGGCGTCGCCGCCGATGTTGTAGTCGCCGACGATGTTGACATCGTAGGGGCCGGCTTCCCACTCGGCCTCGGCGCTCTTGTCGAGCACCCAGTCGCGGATGGCGTCGTTGGCGATATGGTGACCGAGCGACTGCGACACGCCACGAAAGCCCTCGCAGCGGACGGGAACGATGGTCTTGCCAATTTCCTTGCCCTTGCGGCGGGAGACGGCTTCGATGTCGTCGCCGATCAGGCCGATCGGGCATTCGGACTGCACCGAGATGCCGCCGTTCAGCGGGAACATCTGCTCGATCTCGTCGATCACCTTGTCCAGCTTCTTGTCACCGCCGAAGACGATGTCCTTCTCCTGGAAGTCAGAGGTAATCTGCATGGTGCCGAAGGCGTCGATGCCGGTGGTGCCGACATAGTAGTTGCGGCGCTGGGACCAGGAATACTGGCCACAGCCGACCGGGCCATGGCTGATATGGACCATGTCCTTGACCGGTCCCCACACCACGCCCTTGGAGCCGGCGTAGGCACAGCCGCGGATGGTCATGACGCCGGGGATCGACTTGATGTTGGACTTGACGTCGCACTCGGTGAGAAGAGGCCCTTCCTCGCCGACAGGGGCGTCCGAGACCGCCTCGACTGCCTTGGCAACGGCGAGATGCTTCTTGCGCCGCTTGGCGAACTTTTCGGGGTACTGGGCGAGGACCTCGGTGATGTACTGCTCGTGGGCCTTGCCGTCGTTTTCGTAACTGTCGCTCATGGACTTGTCCTCGCGGAAGGGGAAGGGAAACAGCGCGGATACCAGGGTCAAGGCCCGGTACCCGCGCGCCCTCCCCAGGGATCAGGCGGGAACCGCGGCCTGGCGGGCGGCTTCCTTGGCAGCGAGCTCAGCGATCATCTGCTCGTCGGTTTTCATGATGCCGAAGTCCAGCAGCATGTCCTCAAGCTCTTCCATGGTGATCGGCGTCGGAATGGTGCCCTTGCCGCCGTTGGCGTGGATCTTGGTGGCGAGCTGGCGATATTCCTCGGCCTGATCGGACTCCGGCGCGTACTGGATGACGGTCTGCTTGCGCAGTTCGGCATGCTGGACGATGTTGTGGCGCGGCACGAAGTGGATCAGCTTGGTATTGATGCGCTTGGCAAGCGCCTCGGCAAGGTCGACCTCGCGGTCGGTCTGGCGCTCGTTGCAGATCAGGCCACCGAGGCGAACACCACCAGTGTTGGCGTATTTCAGGATGCCTTTGGCGATGTTGTTGGCGGCGTAGAGCGCCATCATCTCGCCGGACATGACGATGTAGATTTCCTGCGCCTTGTTCTCGCGGATCGGCATGGCAAAGCCGCCGCACACCACGTCGCCGAGTACGTCGTAGGAGACGTAGTCGACGTCTTCGTAGGCGCCGTTCTCCTCAAGGAAATTGATGGAGGTGATGACGCCGCGGCCGGCGCAGCCGACGCCCGGCTCCGGGCCGCCGGATTCGACGCACTTGATGCCCTTGTAGCCGAGCTTCAGCACGTCCTCGAGCTCAAGGTCCTCGACCGAGCCCTTTTCGGCGGCGAGGTGGAGGACGGTGTCCTGGGCCTTGGCGTTGAGGATCAGGCGGGTCGAGTCGGCCTTGGGGTCGCAGCCGACGATGAGCACCCTCTGCCCCATCTCGACGAGGGCAGCGAGCGTGTTCTGGGAGGTGGTGGACTTGCCGATGCCACCCTTGCCGTAAAAGGCGATCTGGCGGAGTGCAGCCATGGTCATGGTTCCTTGTCTTGCAAAAAGCACCGGGAGGGGATGCCAATTCGGTCGGCAGCGACGGGCTGCCTCACGACGTCTTAATTTCAAGGGCCGTGCCAAGTGGCCATTTGAAAAGAAAATATAATACTTTCATTGTCTTAAAGGAAAACAGCTCATGATGAGAGCGGGGACAGGGGCTGTCGCGGGTCCGACAAAAGTCGACAGTCAATGTCGGAAGAAGGCACGTCGGCGTCATGAAAAAGGCCGCCCCGAAGGGCGGCCAGATGGGGCGGACGGAGGGGAGTCGAACACGATGTCCGCCCAAGGGATCAGCCGGCGAGGAGCTGTGTTGCCTCCACGAGCGGCATGTCGATCAACGCAATGCCCTCGGCGGCGAGGAAGCGCCGCTCGTTCAAACTCAGGCGATCGGCCTCTGCCACGCAGGCATGCGGACCGGCCGATCGCTTGAGGATCTGTCGGGCGTAGGTCCGCAGCATCTGGTCGTGGAAGCGACAACCCAGAAACAGGAAGCCGCGCGTCGCCCTCCGTGTCCGAACCTCCTCCGGAATCGGCGTCTGGATGTCGATCTCGGTCAGCACCTCGACATAATCGCTGTCGGAAACCAGCACATCGCCTTCCGGCCGAATGCCACCGTGCGGCGTGTAGACCAGCGTATGGGCACCGTCCGGCTCGGCGGCGCGACCGGCGTGGTCGA is part of the Pleomorphomonas sp. PLEO genome and encodes:
- a CDS encoding NAD(+)--dinitrogen-reductase ADP-D-ribosyltransferase gives rise to the protein MGGAPDSDLIGHSTNLVGLSTPFLADVAFNARPVVVHISGVREMNGGLFEMLGLAADLAEAGDAFAAYMMAMFGIDREQREPGSATQRRRYRSSYLRLIKGWGYDSNSPEGAVLKGWVESRFGIFPTFHRERLVRQAPAAWATYVAEKMSSRFHNNSIMAQLDLLYEFCQWALVRFASPTETHLTLYRGVNDFNEHAIRQRIDRRRIVMRLNSLSSFTAEREIADCFGDVILTARVPREKILFFNTLMTSHPLKGEGEYLVIGGDYELGVSR
- the nifW gene encoding nitrogenase stabilizing/protective protein NifW, giving the protein MSCPIDRPIPDTADILERMRHLSTAEDFFDALGVRFDPERLAVCRLHVMKRMGEMLAGDDLEGLPDSIAAARARSMLERAYKELAGASPLEKRLFKVLKDRDPARPATPPRRPFVALGDALRPIDGS
- a CDS encoding HesB/IscA family protein, with amino-acid sequence MIELTESAADAVRTALAGAGERAEGLRIVVEAGGCAGLKYRMGLERDERPGDLVLEQDGIRLYLDALTQRHVGGLVVDFVDGIEQSGFVFDNPNAASRCSCGKSFC
- a CDS encoding nitrogen fixation protein NifQ, which produces MLASTFAHHYATLRAAALPARDEAEAFDSHVLAAILASALTEAEAPGVRCADGLGLSPTEISRLISRRFPRYASVGLDGLAPSAPLEEEMLLADLLLAHRSGPEPVSAWLAVLIARRAMRPDHLWQDLGLNDRGELNRLLARHFRTLHAGNTHNMRWKKYFYRVLCEAEGFSLCAAPSCAVCSDFTDCFGAEDGLSRLADLRRRIEEAA
- the modD gene encoding ModD protein, coding for MISRADIDRLLAEDVPAGDLTTDALGIGDRRGRMTFAARYDMVLAGVEVALKMVDGLTVVRYAHDGDRLSAGAPILDACGSAADLHRAWKAAQTLLEILSGIASATRAVVDAAAPVPVATTRKTVPGARALSQLAVRAGGGILHRHGLSETILVFPEHRLFLAGESLSETAARLRRTQPEKALNIEVSTIDEAAEAAIAGFDVVQLEKFTPEALAELVSRLPAKGKRARLAAAGGIDPTNAPAYVAAGADLLVTSWPYTARPRDVAVRFFAD
- a CDS encoding molybdopterin-binding protein translates to MRLSARNILKGKVVALTRGATTTHVKVEIVEGMVVTASITNEAADDLGLMVGLEAAAIIKASDVMIGIEL
- a CDS encoding DUF2478 domain-containing protein — its product is MTRRLLDRFPALDPASINASELAAIVFEEGASVDHLIAFFADELQTAGRQVGGILHLPDDEEPPSRDTTVVDLVAGDHWLESRATIDPVGLAVTTRRILSAIEARADLAVIPRFGVAEIAGGGYADAFGTLAAFGLPVLTAVRREDVEAWLRFTGGIGTLLACRLRVVRGWWQETDDRRQKILARAAAESGNVVPLLPTFG
- the fdxB gene encoding ferredoxin III, nif-specific; translated protein: MADYTTRDGSPWTPLFLVSINGDACIGCARCFKVCDRDVMHLYGVDEDGEILGKVVEDDDDDFDGELNRKIMVADNDGACIGCNACARVCPKNCQSHVAPDKLAA
- a CDS encoding NifX-associated nitrogen fixation protein; the protein is MSDIAAAAPAATDHPFVKMLASLVRAADSHGVWERKSDAEVLAEFVVSREERRARPIIDDPDPDIIDRVEAFYGAVGLAVEQATGRVASPILKLNHEGFGRVLLTAGRLVVISKTLRDVHRFGFDDFAALATAGGKMVDEATAMIGRFPEVADL
- the nifX gene encoding nitrogen fixation protein NifX produces the protein MTAVRRLSLVDTDAAHDATPPLGAVRVAIASNDLKGLNAHFGSAPKFAVYDVTPSGWSFVEAVEFEGNTEGDGTHRAEGDDRITPKVDALAGCHLLFCLAIGGPAAAKAVASRIHPIKAQPATIEDVLEKVRAMLTGSPPPWLRKVLEAAGVGAPRPDFEDDGA